One Aciduliprofundum boonei T469 genomic region harbors:
- a CDS encoding PAS domain S-box protein translates to MDKDLIPDSPNMGIIAIDENLDILKYNEVAKELIPDISIGDNFLDYVENANELNKGLKDLISGEIESLNKSINLKNSKSSEIYAFCVKGIVFIQMRGAQSQKDEIKGHSNILKLIYDFVLNTAKLRRKEDFFMETYKNLKKLLKFNSFAISLVNKDKKSFTVVFSYEEGKRLPKRTYNLDPHGSLTGWVIYNKKMLYIKNVKKEKLPSKTHQVGHTISSWLGIPLIHRGEVLGALVICGFEPEAFNKDDVKLLKTLAAYISLILKNVLLYEEIKENRDMLENIINSSLIGIVINDLNENILFTNKRFAELLGYSPQELIGKNIKLITTPKSFKEIKERTKRRLKGLSDLYETQLVRKDGKIIDVIVSASPLRDSSGKITSSIGIIGDISERKMWENEIRRHNKLLSSLYRISLKMGGFPEPREMFEIIYNELKNVFNFHWLAISFYDKDKDIISFQMIKSEEKEIENFTVKCDPATSITARVIKTKGPFITGNILRDLSPDSYQIAGPPDVVDFSNVIVPIIYENDVLGTIGMAAKEKNAYDEYTVEYLRTLASSLGIFIANYNLYKEIKRTKETLENLINTTLVGIIIEDMNGKLSFVNDRFAKMLGYNVEDLLGKRIEGFATPESREVMLKKGKLRRMGISDSYEAQFVKNNGEIVDVLINASPLKDENGKLLGIVGVISDITERKNLERKIREEWEKYKTLMENLLVGIVIVRDGKVIFANNVIADLLKYKREEAIGENFLKFIHPDMRDYLWDLYQRRLKGLSAPNSYIVKFVDSQGNPVWTIIRSSVIDWEGERAVIVSIQDITRIKNMEEKLLALVKTFEKIKLSHSKDEIYELAINALTSILNLKIVVIAEVSGNKIIPAKWKGVTPPQSMDLYSKNSIVGWVTKNNKPYYTPDASKDPLYLRVNPETKSKYATPISSNHTFFGILNVESDKIDGISEDDRLLIDLMASHIAVAIAGLKYHKELEDAKNLQELMLHIVSHDLKNPLAVLHGYLELMNEEGPNEYIPTMIKAVQEAEDIIEKARLFSRLGNKKIDMKKEIMNLKELIEDSVELIKQKYSQGKIILNVPSYHIQALPIIKEVFVNILDNAFKYGASKVTIAGKIFEGSMEIRIADDGPGIPVSKRDIIFKPFERLASGKGSGLGLAIVKMIMELHKGEVKIENNVPKGTVFILRFP, encoded by the coding sequence ATGGATAAAGATTTAATTCCTGATTCACCGAATATGGGAATTATAGCTATAGATGAGAATTTGGATATTTTAAAGTATAATGAGGTGGCAAAAGAGCTCATACCTGATATTTCAATTGGAGATAATTTCTTAGATTATGTGGAAAATGCAAATGAATTAAATAAAGGCCTTAAGGACTTAATTTCTGGAGAGATAGAGAGCTTAAATAAATCCATTAATTTGAAAAATTCCAAATCCTCTGAAATTTACGCATTTTGTGTTAAAGGAATAGTATTTATTCAGATGAGGGGTGCACAATCCCAGAAGGATGAAATAAAGGGTCATTCTAACATACTTAAATTGATTTATGACTTCGTATTAAATACTGCAAAATTAAGGAGAAAGGAAGATTTCTTTATGGAAACATACAAAAATCTAAAAAAACTCTTGAAATTCAATTCTTTTGCAATATCGCTAGTAAATAAAGATAAAAAGAGTTTTACAGTGGTATTTAGCTATGAGGAGGGAAAGAGACTACCAAAGAGGACATACAATTTGGACCCACATGGAAGTTTAACTGGTTGGGTGATATACAATAAAAAGATGCTTTACATAAAAAATGTGAAAAAAGAGAAGTTACCCTCTAAAACACACCAAGTAGGACATACCATATCCTCTTGGCTGGGTATCCCCTTAATTCACAGGGGAGAAGTTCTGGGAGCTTTAGTTATCTGTGGATTTGAGCCTGAAGCATTCAATAAGGACGATGTAAAACTTCTCAAAACTCTGGCAGCTTATATATCGCTCATCCTAAAAAATGTTCTTTTGTATGAGGAGATTAAAGAAAACAGAGATATGCTAGAGAATATAATTAACTCGTCTCTCATAGGCATCGTTATAAATGATTTGAATGAAAATATCTTGTTCACCAACAAGAGATTTGCAGAACTCCTAGGCTATTCTCCACAAGAATTAATTGGAAAAAATATAAAATTGATAACCACCCCAAAAAGCTTCAAAGAGATTAAGGAGAGAACTAAGAGAAGATTAAAAGGTTTAAGTGATTTATATGAAACCCAGCTAGTAAGAAAGGATGGAAAGATAATTGATGTAATTGTAAGCGCTTCCCCTCTCAGAGATTCTTCAGGCAAAATCACAAGCTCCATAGGAATAATAGGTGATATTTCTGAGAGGAAAATGTGGGAAAATGAAATAAGGAGACACAACAAACTGCTCTCTTCCTTGTATCGCATATCTCTAAAAATGGGCGGATTCCCAGAACCAAGGGAAATGTTCGAAATCATATACAATGAGCTTAAAAATGTATTTAACTTTCACTGGCTAGCGATAAGCTTCTACGATAAAGACAAGGATATTATCTCTTTTCAAATGATAAAATCTGAGGAGAAAGAAATTGAAAATTTCACTGTAAAATGCGATCCTGCAACCTCCATAACTGCAAGAGTTATAAAAACTAAAGGGCCATTTATTACAGGAAACATACTTCGTGATTTAAGTCCTGATTCTTATCAAATTGCTGGCCCTCCAGATGTTGTGGATTTCTCCAATGTTATTGTGCCCATAATCTATGAAAATGACGTGCTTGGTACTATAGGCATGGCTGCTAAGGAAAAGAATGCCTACGATGAGTACACTGTAGAATATTTACGCACCCTTGCTAGCTCTCTGGGAATTTTCATAGCAAATTACAATCTATACAAGGAGATTAAGAGAACTAAAGAAACCCTTGAAAACTTGATAAATACAACCTTGGTCGGCATTATAATAGAGGATATGAATGGTAAGTTGAGCTTTGTGAATGATAGATTTGCAAAAATGCTTGGTTACAATGTTGAGGACCTATTAGGAAAAAGGATTGAGGGCTTTGCAACTCCCGAATCAAGGGAGGTTATGCTTAAAAAAGGTAAATTAAGGAGGATGGGAATAAGTGACTCTTACGAGGCACAATTTGTTAAGAACAATGGAGAGATAGTGGATGTTCTAATAAACGCCTCTCCCCTCAAAGATGAAAATGGAAAATTGCTGGGAATAGTGGGGGTGATTTCCGACATAACTGAAAGGAAGAATCTAGAAAGAAAAATAAGGGAAGAATGGGAAAAGTACAAAACATTGATGGAAAACTTGCTTGTGGGAATAGTAATTGTGCGGGATGGAAAAGTCATCTTTGCCAATAATGTGATTGCAGATTTATTGAAATACAAGAGAGAAGAGGCCATAGGTGAGAACTTTCTCAAGTTCATACATCCAGATATGCGAGATTATTTGTGGGATTTGTATCAGCGCAGATTGAAGGGACTCTCTGCTCCCAATTCATACATAGTGAAATTCGTAGATTCTCAAGGAAATCCAGTATGGACCATAATTAGAAGCTCTGTGATTGATTGGGAGGGTGAGAGGGCAGTTATAGTGAGCATACAGGATATAACCCGCATAAAAAATATGGAAGAAAAGCTCTTGGCTTTAGTTAAAACCTTTGAAAAAATCAAGCTTTCTCATAGCAAAGATGAAATTTACGAGCTTGCCATAAACGCCCTTACTTCAATCCTGAATTTAAAAATAGTGGTAATAGCAGAAGTTTCAGGGAATAAAATTATTCCTGCCAAGTGGAAGGGTGTTACTCCCCCACAATCCATGGATTTATACTCCAAGAATAGCATCGTTGGTTGGGTTACAAAAAATAATAAGCCCTATTATACCCCTGATGCTTCGAAAGATCCATTATACCTTAGAGTAAATCCGGAGACAAAGAGTAAATACGCAACTCCCATATCTTCAAATCATACCTTCTTTGGTATTTTAAATGTAGAGAGTGATAAGATTGATGGTATATCTGAGGATGATAGATTGCTTATAGATTTGATGGCTTCTCACATAGCCGTTGCCATAGCTGGATTAAAGTATCATAAAGAATTAGAAGATGCAAAGAATCTGCAAGAGCTCATGCTTCACATTGTAAGCCATGATTTGAAAAATCCACTTGCCGTGCTCCATGGGTATTTAGAATTGATGAATGAAGAGGGCCCTAACGAATACATACCAACCATGATAAAAGCCGTTCAAGAAGCAGAAGATATAATTGAGAAGGCAAGGTTGTTCTCACGGTTAGGAAACAAGAAAATTGATATGAAAAAAGAGATTATGAACTTAAAGGAGCTAATTGAAGATTCCGTTGAACTAATAAAACAGAAGTATTCGCAGGGAAAAATAATACTAAATGTTCCTTCATACCACATTCAAGCTCTACCAATCATCAAAGAAGTTTTTGTAAATATTTTGGACAATGCTTTTAAATATGGGGCATCAAAAGTTACGATTGCGGGCAAAATTTTTGAGGGCTCTATGGAAATAAGAATAGCCGATGATGGTCCTGGAATACCCGTGAGCAAGAGGGATATAATTTTCAAGCCCTTTGAAAGATTGGCATCGGGAAAGGGCTCTGGATTGGGATTGGCTATTGTAAAAATGATAATGGAGCTTCATAAAGGAGAGGTAAAAATAGAAAATAATGTGCCCAAGGGCACAGTGTTTATTTTGCGTTTCCCATAA
- the speD gene encoding adenosylmethionine decarboxylase yields MKMAVGIHIIADMYGVDPALLARVERMKEVFEGAVKFAKLSKISSDYYQFRPEGASGIVLIAESHLSFHTWPEYGLVTLDIYTCGDPKQAELAYEYIKERLNPSRVDLVRLERGVEFENEEANIEIPKKRKEPVGVN; encoded by the coding sequence ATGAAGATGGCTGTCGGGATTCACATCATAGCGGATATGTATGGTGTGGATCCAGCGCTATTGGCTAGGGTTGAAAGGATGAAGGAAGTTTTTGAAGGAGCAGTTAAGTTTGCAAAATTGAGCAAGATTTCTTCTGATTATTATCAATTCAGGCCTGAGGGTGCCAGCGGTATTGTTTTGATAGCAGAATCCCATCTGAGTTTTCACACATGGCCCGAATATGGGCTTGTGACCTTGGATATATACACCTGTGGCGACCCTAAGCAGGCCGAGCTTGCGTATGAATATATAAAAGAGAGGCTCAACCCTAGCCGTGTTGACCTTGTGCGTTTAGAGAGAGGTGTGGAATTTGAGAACGAAGAAGCAAATATTGAGATACCTAAAAAAAGAAAGGAGCCCGTGGGAGTTAATTAA
- a CDS encoding bis-aminopropyl spermidine synthase family protein, with protein sequence MRTKKQILRYLKKERSPWELIKLVDADLNEFINSLKNLMYEGLVESRNGKLYLTEAGRKEREKYNLEIYDIRCSDCEGRGIVEDPFGILKEYKNIASQRPKPTADYDQGYIKEEDVMRRIAFIYERGDLEDAEIIVIGDDDLISLGMALTGLPKRIVVLEIDDRLIKFINENAKKYGLPVEARKFDVRNDIDEDLRRNFDVFITDPVETIEGITLFLSRAASGLKGEGSAGYFGLTHLEASLKKWQEIERRLLSMNFVITDMLRDFNVYPMSNNLELAAEDYIVYREIAKITNNTRIDADFYRSTLIRIEAVGDIKPLVSGSVELKEEIYVDNESLVTAMATRRRK encoded by the coding sequence TTGAGAACGAAGAAGCAAATATTGAGATACCTAAAAAAAGAAAGGAGCCCGTGGGAGTTAATTAAGTTGGTGGATGCGGATTTAAACGAATTCATAAATTCGCTCAAGAACCTTATGTATGAAGGGTTAGTTGAAAGTAGAAATGGAAAATTGTATCTTACGGAAGCGGGCAGGAAAGAGAGGGAAAAGTACAATTTAGAAATTTATGATATTAGATGCTCTGATTGTGAAGGAAGAGGTATTGTTGAAGATCCGTTTGGCATTCTGAAAGAATACAAAAATATTGCATCCCAGAGACCCAAGCCCACAGCGGATTATGATCAGGGTTATATAAAGGAAGAGGATGTTATGCGCCGCATCGCTTTTATTTACGAGCGTGGAGATTTGGAAGATGCGGAAATTATTGTCATCGGCGATGATGATTTGATAAGTTTGGGTATGGCATTAACAGGCCTGCCCAAGAGGATAGTTGTTCTAGAGATAGATGATAGGTTAATCAAATTTATAAATGAGAATGCAAAGAAGTATGGACTTCCCGTAGAAGCGAGAAAATTTGATGTAAGGAACGATATTGATGAGGATCTTCGCAGGAATTTTGATGTGTTCATAACTGATCCTGTGGAAACAATAGAAGGTATAACTCTATTTCTATCAAGAGCAGCAAGTGGATTGAAGGGAGAGGGCTCAGCAGGATATTTTGGGCTCACCCATTTAGAGGCCTCACTTAAGAAATGGCAGGAAATAGAGAGAAGATTGCTGAGCATGAATTTTGTGATAACTGATATGTTGAGGGATTTCAATGTATATCCAATGAGCAACAATTTAGAATTGGCTGCAGAGGATTACATAGTTTATAGGGAGATAGCAAAAATAACAAATAACACAAGGATAGATGCAGATTTTTACCGCTCCACGCTTATCAGAATAGAGGCAGTTGGGGACATTAAACCATTAGTTAGCGGTAGCGTGGAGCTTAAGGAAGAGATTTATGTGGATAACGAATCCCTGGTAACTGCCATGGCAACGAGGCGAAGGAAATGA
- a CDS encoding pyruvoyl-dependent arginine decarboxylase, with translation MMNLIPTKVFFTKGVGRHKSELGSFERALRDAGIAQFNLVEVSSIFPPNAEMVSKEEGLQYLKPGQIVFVVLAKNSSNELNRLISASVGLAIPKDRSKYGYLSEHHSFGETAEVAGDYAEDLAAEMLASTMGLQHHLVWDEDKEVWRLDDRILMTSNITATAVVEKPGEWTTVIAAAVLVP, from the coding sequence ATGATGAATCTCATACCCACAAAGGTATTTTTTACCAAGGGTGTGGGCAGACACAAGAGCGAACTTGGCTCTTTCGAACGTGCGCTGAGAGATGCGGGAATAGCACAATTCAATCTTGTGGAAGTGAGCAGCATATTTCCACCAAATGCAGAGATGGTTTCAAAGGAAGAAGGTCTCCAATATCTGAAACCTGGACAAATTGTGTTCGTAGTTCTCGCTAAGAATTCAAGCAATGAGCTCAATCGCTTAATATCTGCCTCTGTAGGCCTTGCCATACCCAAGGATAGAAGCAAGTACGGGTATCTGAGTGAGCATCATAGCTTTGGAGAGACTGCAGAGGTTGCGGGAGATTATGCCGAAGACCTTGCAGCAGAGATGCTTGCATCCACAATGGGATTGCAGCATCATCTTGTTTGGGATGAAGATAAGGAAGTTTGGCGCTTGGATGACAGAATACTTATGACATCTAATATAACAGCTACTGCGGTGGTCGAAAAACCAGGTGAATGGACCACAGTGATTGCTGCTGCAGTTTTAGTTCCTTAA
- a CDS encoding DEAD/DEAH box helicase → MENLKFEDMSISKGTKNALKEHNFVEPTEVQEKAIPLAIKGRDLIVQSKTGSGKTLAFLIPIFENLNSGLEAIVLVPTRELAQQVERVARSIGKAHGKRTVVIYGGAPMERQIAGLKGASMVIGTPGRVMDLMRRGYLNLNGIRFFVLDEADRMLDMGFIDDIKWILQKTPKDKQMMLFSATMPPEIISLARRYMKNPEKIILSEDEITAENVAQYYVEVGEINKIAKLSSLLISERGKYLIFCNTRRKTKNIAEILQKYGFKAFALHGDMRQATRTRTMDAFKQGKIDILVSTDVAARGIDVHGITHVVNYDVPLYPKDYVHRIGRTGRMDAHGKAITFVTREDKEYFRRIEDFIGKRIPKMEIKNVGKIKERTDYKEISDIFGMVKFNFELKNELSEWDLIKIANNVGIGENSIGNIILEGKRGSMKVHYRSAPKVKKMRVFKKLELAN, encoded by the coding sequence ATGGAAAATTTAAAATTTGAAGATATGAGTATATCTAAAGGGACAAAGAATGCTCTAAAAGAGCATAATTTTGTTGAACCAACAGAGGTTCAGGAGAAGGCGATACCCCTTGCAATTAAAGGTCGGGATTTGATAGTTCAATCTAAAACGGGCTCGGGTAAGACCTTGGCGTTTTTAATTCCAATATTTGAAAATTTAAATTCTGGACTTGAAGCAATAGTTTTAGTGCCCACCAGAGAACTTGCTCAGCAGGTTGAGAGAGTGGCTAGGAGTATAGGGAAGGCGCATGGAAAGAGAACAGTTGTTATATACGGAGGAGCGCCTATGGAAAGGCAAATAGCGGGCTTGAAAGGGGCTTCTATGGTTATAGGCACTCCAGGCCGCGTTATGGATTTGATGCGTAGAGGTTATTTGAATCTAAATGGTATAAGATTCTTTGTGCTGGATGAGGCAGATAGAATGCTTGACATGGGATTCATAGATGATATAAAGTGGATTTTGCAAAAAACACCGAAGGATAAGCAAATGATGCTATTCTCAGCCACCATGCCTCCTGAAATAATATCCCTTGCAAGGAGATATATGAAAAATCCAGAGAAGATAATTCTCTCAGAGGATGAAATTACGGCAGAAAATGTAGCGCAGTATTATGTTGAAGTTGGGGAGATAAACAAAATTGCAAAATTATCCTCGCTGCTCATTTCAGAGCGGGGAAAGTATCTAATATTCTGCAATACTAGAAGAAAAACGAAGAATATAGCGGAGATTTTGCAAAAATACGGATTCAAGGCATTTGCACTGCATGGAGATATGCGCCAAGCCACGAGAACACGCACAATGGATGCTTTCAAGCAGGGGAAGATTGATATATTGGTATCTACGGATGTTGCAGCCCGTGGAATTGATGTGCATGGCATAACTCATGTTGTGAATTACGATGTGCCTTTGTACCCCAAGGATTATGTGCACAGAATAGGACGTACAGGAAGGATGGATGCCCATGGGAAGGCTATAACCTTTGTTACAAGGGAAGATAAAGAATATTTCCGGAGGATAGAGGATTTCATAGGGAAGAGAATTCCAAAGATGGAGATAAAGAATGTTGGTAAGATAAAGGAGCGCACAGATTACAAGGAAATAAGCGATATATTCGGCATGGTCAAATTCAATTTTGAACTTAAGAATGAGTTGAGTGAGTGGGACTTGATAAAGATTGCAAATAATGTGGGAATAGGAGAGAATAGCATAGGCAATATAATTCTGGAAGGAAAGAGGGGGAGTATGAAGGTTCATTATCGTAGTGCTCCAAAGGTAAAGAAAATGAGGGTATTTAAAAAGTTGGAATTGGCAAATTGA
- a CDS encoding SPFH domain-containing protein — protein MDGWIIGVTIFIAIIIVYILTSSIRIIKPYERGIYIFLGKYRGILNPGLNFVWPFAQVIRMDMRTQTWDVPKQEVITRDNSPTAVDAVIYIRVVDAEKAFFEVQDYKLATINLARTTLRSVIGNMNLDEILYNREQINTHLRDVLDEATDKWGVKVEAVEIKEVDPAARVKQAMEAQTAAERERRAAILKADGIKRSQILEAEGKKRARILEAEGKKQAQILEAQGLRLATILQAQGEAQRYRIISLGSAALTSKALSVLSLDTLTKVADGQATKIIFPFEISKLIESTSKYLAGEEKEEKISPMSYRDIEKIVGNAKDILGPIPSYEEMVKDLEEQKKKEEEEKKIDLSEDEEKSLFQEK, from the coding sequence ATGGATGGTTGGATAATAGGAGTTACGATATTCATAGCGATAATCATAGTGTACATTTTAACCTCTTCCATAAGGATAATTAAGCCCTATGAAAGGGGAATTTACATATTTTTGGGCAAATACAGGGGAATTCTAAATCCGGGATTGAATTTTGTTTGGCCCTTTGCACAGGTTATTAGAATGGATATGAGAACCCAGACCTGGGATGTGCCCAAACAGGAAGTCATTACGAGAGATAACTCTCCAACTGCAGTGGATGCTGTGATTTATATCAGAGTTGTGGATGCAGAAAAGGCATTCTTCGAAGTGCAAGATTACAAGCTTGCCACGATAAATCTTGCAAGGACAACACTCAGGAGCGTAATAGGAAACATGAACTTGGATGAAATTCTATACAACAGAGAGCAAATAAACACCCATTTGAGAGATGTATTAGATGAGGCCACAGATAAATGGGGAGTAAAAGTTGAAGCGGTTGAGATAAAGGAGGTTGATCCTGCCGCCAGAGTTAAGCAGGCAATGGAGGCGCAGACGGCTGCAGAGAGGGAGAGAAGAGCTGCTATCTTGAAGGCAGACGGTATAAAGCGCAGCCAGATATTAGAAGCAGAAGGTAAGAAAAGGGCGAGAATTCTTGAGGCAGAAGGTAAGAAACAAGCTCAGATTCTGGAGGCACAAGGTTTGAGATTAGCCACCATATTGCAGGCACAGGGAGAGGCGCAGAGGTACAGGATAATATCACTTGGCTCTGCAGCATTAACCTCTAAGGCATTAAGTGTTCTCTCTCTAGATACCCTAACAAAAGTGGCAGATGGGCAGGCAACTAAGATAATATTCCCGTTTGAAATTTCAAAGCTTATAGAGTCCACATCAAAATATCTTGCAGGAGAGGAAAAAGAGGAGAAAATCTCACCTATGAGTTACAGAGATATTGAAAAAATTGTCGGCAATGCAAAGGATATACTGGGACCAATACCTTCCTACGAGGAAATGGTAAAGGATTTGGAAGAGCAAAAGAAAAAAGAGGAAGAAGAGAAGAAAATAGATCTCAGCGAGGATGAGGAAAAGAGCCTGTTCCAAGAGAAATAA
- a CDS encoding NfeD family protein gives MDFLTLGIILLVIGALLILAELSVPGFFIAVPGTVLVILGIVYIFIPDIGVVPMVIITLATAVIATLAVMGFYRALAKPTLPTTTTVDKLVGKEGVVIAKVMPNSLKGKVKIDNEIWSATADKEIDVGKRVVVIKGEGVHVVVREKR, from the coding sequence ATGGACTTTCTCACCCTGGGAATAATACTACTGGTAATTGGTGCCTTACTTATACTGGCAGAGCTGTCTGTTCCCGGGTTTTTTATTGCAGTTCCAGGCACTGTGCTTGTGATACTCGGCATCGTTTATATATTCATACCAGACATCGGTGTTGTGCCCATGGTTATAATCACCCTGGCAACGGCAGTGATTGCCACTCTGGCAGTTATGGGTTTCTACCGCGCTTTAGCAAAGCCCACTCTACCAACTACAACCACCGTGGATAAACTCGTGGGAAAAGAAGGAGTGGTGATAGCAAAAGTCATGCCAAATTCTCTAAAAGGAAAGGTTAAAATAGACAACGAAATTTGGAGCGCCACAGCAGATAAGGAAATAGATGTTGGCAAAAGAGTGGTGGTAATAAAGGGTGAGGGAGTTCATGTTGTAGTGAGAGAGAAGAGGTGA
- a CDS encoding replication factor C large subunit, whose translation MDIPWVEKYRPKRLRDIVGNTQAINEILRWAEEWEAGKPSYKALILVGKPGCGKTTTARALANEMGWGVIELNASDVRNEEKIKQIALRGAIYETFTDDGKFISTRKGGRKLIIFDEADNLYEGVKDGDRGGKKAIVETIKASKQPIILIGNDYYSITGGTWGKVLKSVAKVVKFRAVNRAQIVKVLRRICAAEGIKCQDEVLKYIAGKSGGDLRAAINDLQAIAEGKKVVTEDDVAALGYRDVKNEIYKTTLVILHTEHFWEAKSMLNNLDETPDFVMLWIDENMPLEYTKPGDLVRAYEYLSKADVLLGRVMRRQHYALWSYAMDMIAAVSVAKEEKYKKHPRKYNFPSWLMYMNRTKKIRQVRDSLGMKLGRIYHTSKSDILENIISDFSVIYDKDENLRNFYTRILHLNEDEISYMTTKDPREVLKEAKNKKG comes from the coding sequence ATGGATATACCATGGGTTGAAAAATATAGACCTAAAAGATTGAGGGATATTGTGGGAAATACACAGGCAATAAATGAAATTTTAAGATGGGCTGAAGAGTGGGAGGCAGGCAAGCCCAGTTATAAAGCCCTAATTCTTGTTGGCAAGCCAGGATGCGGTAAGACCACAACCGCCAGGGCTTTGGCAAATGAGATGGGCTGGGGAGTTATAGAATTAAATGCATCGGATGTTAGAAATGAGGAGAAGATAAAGCAGATAGCATTGAGGGGAGCGATATATGAAACTTTCACAGATGATGGAAAATTCATATCCACTAGGAAGGGTGGAAGAAAGTTGATAATTTTTGATGAGGCAGATAATCTCTATGAAGGGGTTAAAGATGGAGACAGGGGCGGAAAAAAAGCAATAGTTGAAACGATAAAAGCATCTAAGCAACCAATAATCCTGATAGGTAATGATTATTATTCCATAACGGGTGGAACATGGGGAAAAGTTCTAAAATCCGTTGCAAAGGTTGTAAAATTCAGGGCGGTTAATAGAGCACAAATTGTAAAAGTTTTAAGAAGGATATGTGCCGCAGAGGGAATAAAATGCCAGGATGAGGTTTTAAAGTACATAGCGGGAAAATCTGGCGGGGATTTAAGGGCAGCCATAAACGATTTGCAGGCAATCGCCGAGGGTAAGAAAGTGGTCACTGAGGACGATGTAGCCGCTCTAGGCTACAGGGATGTGAAAAATGAAATTTACAAAACAACCCTTGTTATACTCCACACTGAGCATTTTTGGGAAGCAAAGAGCATGCTGAATAATTTAGACGAAACTCCTGATTTTGTTATGCTCTGGATTGATGAGAATATGCCTTTGGAATATACCAAGCCCGGGGATTTGGTGAGGGCATACGAGTACCTTTCTAAGGCAGATGTTCTCCTTGGAAGAGTTATGAGGAGGCAGCATTACGCATTATGGAGCTATGCGATGGATATGATAGCTGCGGTTAGCGTGGCCAAGGAGGAGAAATACAAGAAACATCCGCGCAAGTACAATTTTCCATCTTGGCTTATGTATATGAATAGGACGAAGAAGATTAGACAGGTTAGAGATAGCCTGGGTATGAAATTAGGGAGGATATATCATACTTCAAAGAGCGATATTCTTGAGAATATAATCTCTGATTTCTCGGTTATTTACGATAAGGATGAGAATTTAAGGAATTTTTACACCAGAATATTGCATCTCAACGAAGATGAAATAAGTTATATGACTACTAAAGATCCGAGAGAAGTTCTCAAAGAAGCAAAAAATAAAAAAGGGTGA
- the tpiA gene encoding triose-phosphate isomerase, which produces MWKTPVLIVNFKLYKSGVGEKALELARILDKVSKERGVSIIAAVNTFDAYRIKNEVKIPVILQHADAVEFGAHTGRINVELAREYNLDGLLINHSERMLKISDIDFLIQKSKDLNMVSVVCANNSRVAGALAFLEPDFIAMEPPELIGGNVSVSTAKPEAIVETIEAVKSVRNIPVLVGAGIKNGKDVRKAIELGAEGVLVASGVVKAKDPEMALNDLIGGMM; this is translated from the coding sequence ATGTGGAAAACACCAGTGCTCATTGTGAATTTCAAACTTTACAAATCTGGAGTTGGTGAGAAAGCTCTCGAGCTTGCAAGAATCTTGGATAAAGTATCTAAGGAAAGAGGGGTAAGTATAATAGCGGCCGTCAACACTTTTGATGCTTACAGAATAAAGAATGAGGTTAAAATTCCTGTGATATTGCAACATGCCGATGCTGTTGAGTTCGGAGCGCATACGGGCAGGATAAATGTGGAGTTGGCGAGGGAGTACAATTTGGATGGTTTGCTCATAAATCACTCTGAAAGGATGCTAAAAATATCCGATATTGATTTTCTAATTCAAAAATCCAAGGATTTGAATATGGTCTCTGTGGTTTGTGCTAACAACTCTCGAGTGGCTGGAGCTTTAGCGTTCTTAGAGCCAGATTTCATTGCCATGGAGCCCCCCGAACTCATAGGCGGAAATGTGTCCGTATCCACTGCAAAGCCTGAAGCAATAGTGGAGACAATAGAAGCAGTTAAATCCGTTAGAAACATACCCGTGCTTGTGGGTGCGGGAATAAAAAATGGTAAAGATGTTAGAAAGGCCATAGAGTTGGGTGCTGAAGGTGTGCTTGTCGCCTCTGGAGTGGTGAAGGCAAAGGATCCAGAAATGGCTTTGAATGACCTTATAGGAGGGATGATGTAA